A stretch of DNA from Paenibacillus albus:
GCACAAGCCGGCCAGAATGATACAAAGAACAATGCAGGTGATAGCGCGAGCACGGCAGCGACAGTATATCCGCTGACTGTGAAGGACGTAACCGGCAAGGAGCTAACATTCCAGAAAGCGCCGGAGCGTATCATTACGCTGCTGCCGAGCGAGACGGAGATTGTCTATGCCATCGGAGCGGGTACAGCGCTGGTCGGCGTGGACGATTACTCCAACTATCCGAAGGAAGCAGCAGCAATCACCAAGATTGGCAGCATGGATGCTGACATCGAGAAGATAGTTTCTCTCAAGCCGGAGCTTGTGCTGGCATCGTACACGATGGGGCAAGCGGTCGTTGATAAGCTGCGGTCGCTCGGCATTCAAGTGTATGCAACCGATCCGAAGAACTACGATGGCGTCATGGACAAAATCAAACAAATCGGAGCGATCCTGAACAAATCGACAGAGGCGGAAGCCGTTACGGCACATATGGCCGATGTACGCGAGCAGGTTGTTAATGCCGTTAAGGATGCGCCGAAGCCAAATGTTTATTTAGAGTTTTCCCCAGGCTGGACGGTAGGAAAAGGCGAGTTTCTGGATGAGCTCATTACGCTTGCAGGCGGCACGAACATAGCGACGAACGCAGGCTGGTATGAGATTGACCCTGAAGCGGTTGTAAAATCGAATCCAGAAGATATTATTTATGCTTCGATGACGCTGAAGGAAGGCGAGAAGAATCCGATTCTGACGGCAATCGAGACTCGTCCTGGCTGGAACACAATTAATGCCATTAAGAATAAGCAAGTGTTCGAAGTGGACCAAGATCCGCTCACTCGCGTAGGCCCGCGCCTTGCGGAAGGGCTTCTGGAAGTAGCGAAGAAGCTGCATCCGGATCTGATTCACTAAGATGCGTGCGAAGCTAGCAATTTATGGAGGAGCAGCGATGCTCCTCTTAGCTGTATCTATCGTCGTCAGCTTGTCGATCGGTTCATCGGGCTTGCCGCTCGCTGATGTATGGGGCATCCTCATCCACCAGCTGCCCTGGATGTCTGATCCAAGCACTCATTGGGATGCTAGCGAAATCGCCATTGTGACGCAGCTTCGGCTGTCTCGTATTCTGCTCTCCGTATTCGTCGGGGCCTGCTTGGCGCTCGCCGGAAGCGGTTTCCAAGGCGTCCTGCGCAATCCGCTTGCGGATCCGTTTACGCTTGGAGTTGCATCGGGCTGCTCGGTCGGCGCCGCTTTTATGATTGTTTTTGGCTATACGGCTTGGCTTGGGTTATGGAGCGTACCGCTTGTTGCGTTCGGAACAGGGATGGTTACGCTCGTACTCGTCTTCTCGTTATCCCGGGCACGCGGCACGATGAATGTGGAATCGCTCATTCTGTCAGGCGTCATCGTTCAAGCGTTTCTCGGTGCATTCGTTTCATTCATGGTCTCCATGTCGCAGGGCGTAGTGAATGAAGTGATGTTCTGGCTGATGGGCAGCTTGAGCACGCGCAGCTGGGAGCATGTGAAGCTAATTATGCCTTTTGCCATCATCGGACTGCCTCTCATGTTCCGCTACTCGCAGCATTTGAATCTATTCGTGATGGGCGAGCGACATGCAGCACACCTTGGCGTGAACGTTGAACGGACTAAGCTGGTCGTGCTTATTCTCTCAACGCTGCTGACTGCGGTTGCCGTATCCATCGCCGGTGTAGTCGGCTTCGTCGGGCTTGTCGTACCACACTTGATTAGATTGCTAGTCGGGCCGGATTATCGCATTATCGTGCCCCTCTCCGCAGTAGGCGGAGGCATTTATCTGTTATGGGCGGACACGCTCGCTCGGACGGCTCTGAGCCCGAAAGAAATATCGCTTGGCGTCGTTACGGCGATCATTGGGGCACCTTTCTTCGCTTATCTGCTCTACAGGCGCAAAGTGCTGCAGGCGGGAGGGAGCTCGACATGATGATTGTAGAACAAGTATCCAAGCGAATCGGAACACGTAACCTCGTGCAGGAAATAAGCTTCAACGTGGAGAAGGGCCGGATGTATGGCATAATTGGACCGAACGGCGCCGGCAAAACAACGCTTCTACAGCTGCTCTCCGGAATGGAGGCACCGACGAGCGGCGAAGTTCTGCTGCAAGGACAAGCGATTGCTTCCATTAAGCGCAAAGAGTTGGCGAAGCGGGTAGCTGTCCTCCAGCAGGGCGGCATTCCGGCTGCTGCTTTCACGGTTCGCGAGGTTGTGCAGATGGGGCGTTTTCCTTTTCAAAATTGGCTAGGCGAAGAGCGCTCGGACAGCGAGCAGCTCATTCATGATGCGATTGAAACGATGGGCCTTACTGCGATTGCGCATCGACAAGTGGATCAGCTTAGCGGCGGAGAACGGCAGCGGGTCGCGCTCGCGAAGGTGATGGTTCAAGAGCCGGAGCTGCTGCTGCTGGATGAACCGACAACTTACCTAGATATCGGCTACCAGGTGCAACTGCTCGATACGGTAAAAAGATGGCAGCAGGATCGGCAGTTGACCGTCATTGCGGTGCTGCATGATTTGAACTTGGCGGCGCATTATTGCGATGAGCTGCTCGTGCTGCATGAAGGGAGGATGGCTGCATATGGGCCGCCTTCAGGGATTATGAAGCCGGAGCTGATCTTGGGTGTATTCGGCGCGAAGGCCGTCATTCTGCCTCACCCGGAAACAGGCGTGCCGCAGCTGCTGCTCGCGCCTTCCGTGCCGCCGAGCGAGATACGATAAATGGAGAGGAAGATAGTGATGTCACAATCCGAACGTGAACTTGAACTTGAACAACAGCTACAAGAGGTTGCTTCACGAATTACGCCGTTATTCACAGAAAGCATTGAGGCAGCTGAAAAGCACCTGAACAGCTTAACGAAGCCGCCAGGCAGCTTGGGGAAGCTGGAAGAGATTGCCCGGCAGCTTGCCGGCATTACCGGAGAGATCGCGCCTGATCTAGCTAAGCGCGCTGTCATCGTAATGGCAGGCGACCACGGGGTATGCGAAGAAGGAATCAGCGCTTTTCCAGCTGAGGTCACGCCGCAGATGGTGATGAATTTCTTGACCGGAGGAGCTGCAGTCAATGTACTCGCTAGAGGTGCAGGCGCAGACGTGTTCTGTGTGGACATGGGCGTCAATGCGGATCTCACCTATGATTCACTGATCAGCTGCAAGACTCGTAAAGGAACAGCTAATATGACGAAGGAAGCAGCGATGGCTCGCCAAGAAGCGCTCGCAGCAATTATTGACGGGTATGAGCTTACGGAGAAACTGGCTCGCGACGGATATCGCATGTTTGCTACAGGCGAGATGGGAATCGGCAATACGACGGCGAGTGCCGCGCTCTGTGCGGTTCTTGGCGCAATGACGCCGGATGAAGCAGTCGGACTCGGTACGGGCATCAATGAAGAGCGCCGCAAGCATAAGGTCGATGTTGTATGCCGGGCAATCGCATGCAATGTGCCTAACGCGAATGATCCGCTTGACGTGCTTGCCAAAGTAGGCGGCCTCGAGATTGCCGGACTCGTAGGCGTTATTCTCGGCGCGGCTGCGAACCGCTGTCTGGTTGTCATTGATGGGTTTATTTCTTCGGCCGCTGCTCTCGTTGCGGCTTCCATCGTTCCGCAGGCAACGGCTTATATGCTCGGCTCTCATCTATCACAGGAGCAAGGTCATCGGAAGCTTCTGCAAACAAT
This window harbors:
- a CDS encoding FecCD family ABC transporter permease, yielding MRAKLAIYGGAAMLLLAVSIVVSLSIGSSGLPLADVWGILIHQLPWMSDPSTHWDASEIAIVTQLRLSRILLSVFVGACLALAGSGFQGVLRNPLADPFTLGVASGCSVGAAFMIVFGYTAWLGLWSVPLVAFGTGMVTLVLVFSLSRARGTMNVESLILSGVIVQAFLGAFVSFMVSMSQGVVNEVMFWLMGSLSTRSWEHVKLIMPFAIIGLPLMFRYSQHLNLFVMGERHAAHLGVNVERTKLVVLILSTLLTAVAVSIAGVVGFVGLVVPHLIRLLVGPDYRIIVPLSAVGGGIYLLWADTLARTALSPKEISLGVVTAIIGAPFFAYLLYRRKVLQAGGSST
- the cobT gene encoding nicotinate-nucleotide--dimethylbenzimidazole phosphoribosyltransferase: MSQSERELELEQQLQEVASRITPLFTESIEAAEKHLNSLTKPPGSLGKLEEIARQLAGITGEIAPDLAKRAVIVMAGDHGVCEEGISAFPAEVTPQMVMNFLTGGAAVNVLARGAGADVFCVDMGVNADLTYDSLISCKTRKGTANMTKEAAMARQEALAAIIDGYELTEKLARDGYRMFATGEMGIGNTTASAALCAVLGAMTPDEAVGLGTGINEERRKHKVDVVCRAIACNVPNANDPLDVLAKVGGLEIAGLVGVILGAAANRCLVVIDGFISSAAALVAASIVPQATAYMLGSHLSQEQGHRKLLQTIGLSPMLQLDMRLGEGTGAVLGFHIIDAAVRIMREMATFESAGVSRG
- a CDS encoding ABC transporter substrate-binding protein gives rise to the protein MRMKQTMRSRLTLALMVMLLVFITAACGSATNSNSNANTNTNTEVKGGNNAASSNTDSAQAGQNDTKNNAGDSASTAATVYPLTVKDVTGKELTFQKAPERIITLLPSETEIVYAIGAGTALVGVDDYSNYPKEAAAITKIGSMDADIEKIVSLKPELVLASYTMGQAVVDKLRSLGIQVYATDPKNYDGVMDKIKQIGAILNKSTEAEAVTAHMADVREQVVNAVKDAPKPNVYLEFSPGWTVGKGEFLDELITLAGGTNIATNAGWYEIDPEAVVKSNPEDIIYASMTLKEGEKNPILTAIETRPGWNTINAIKNKQVFEVDQDPLTRVGPRLAEGLLEVAKKLHPDLIH
- a CDS encoding heme ABC transporter ATP-binding protein, yielding MMIVEQVSKRIGTRNLVQEISFNVEKGRMYGIIGPNGAGKTTLLQLLSGMEAPTSGEVLLQGQAIASIKRKELAKRVAVLQQGGIPAAAFTVREVVQMGRFPFQNWLGEERSDSEQLIHDAIETMGLTAIAHRQVDQLSGGERQRVALAKVMVQEPELLLLDEPTTYLDIGYQVQLLDTVKRWQQDRQLTVIAVLHDLNLAAHYCDELLVLHEGRMAAYGPPSGIMKPELILGVFGAKAVILPHPETGVPQLLLAPSVPPSEIR